A genomic stretch from Poecile atricapillus isolate bPoeAtr1 chromosome 10, bPoeAtr1.hap1, whole genome shotgun sequence includes:
- the C10H19orf12 gene encoding protein C19orf12 homolog isoform X1: MIHTAPGLGLAEMPIRIDDVMALLSHVAKVKGMKAAVKHSGRGALLAGGSAFLGGLLGGPPGIAVGGAVGGLLGWATSGHFKSVPEILMELPAAEKQKLCAEAMAVVKNLHWTDAAQLIGFVMANPTLTDKVLTVLTNYLTNEIKAQVKYGE; the protein is encoded by the exons ATGATACACACAGCTCCAG GACTTGGACTCGCCGAGATGCCGATCCGTATTGATGATGTGATGGCACTGCTCAGCCATGTTGCCAAGGTGAAGGGcatgaaagctgctgtcaaacaTTCTGGCcgaggagctctgctggcaggaggaTCAGCCTTTTTGGGAGGGCTGCTGGGAGGCCCACCTGGAATTGCTGTCG GAGGAGCAGTGGGTGGATTGCTTGGATGGGCAACTTCCGGACATTTCAAGTCAGTCCCTGAGATTTTAATGGAATTGCCTGCTGCTGAGAAGCAGAAACTCTGTGCTGAAGCCATGGCTGTTGTCAAGAACTTACACTGGACTGATGCTGCTCAGCTGATTGGTTTTGTAATGGCAAATCCTACTCTCACAGACAAGGTGTTAACAGTGCTGACCAATTACCTTACCAATGAGATAAAAGCACAAGTCAAGTATGGAGAATAa
- the C10H19orf12 gene encoding protein C19orf12 homolog isoform X2, whose amino-acid sequence MPIRIDDVMALLSHVAKVKGMKAAVKHSGRGALLAGGSAFLGGLLGGPPGIAVGGAVGGLLGWATSGHFKSVPEILMELPAAEKQKLCAEAMAVVKNLHWTDAAQLIGFVMANPTLTDKVLTVLTNYLTNEIKAQVKYGE is encoded by the exons ATGCCGATCCGTATTGATGATGTGATGGCACTGCTCAGCCATGTTGCCAAGGTGAAGGGcatgaaagctgctgtcaaacaTTCTGGCcgaggagctctgctggcaggaggaTCAGCCTTTTTGGGAGGGCTGCTGGGAGGCCCACCTGGAATTGCTGTCG GAGGAGCAGTGGGTGGATTGCTTGGATGGGCAACTTCCGGACATTTCAAGTCAGTCCCTGAGATTTTAATGGAATTGCCTGCTGCTGAGAAGCAGAAACTCTGTGCTGAAGCCATGGCTGTTGTCAAGAACTTACACTGGACTGATGCTGCTCAGCTGATTGGTTTTGTAATGGCAAATCCTACTCTCACAGACAAGGTGTTAACAGTGCTGACCAATTACCTTACCAATGAGATAAAAGCACAAGTCAAGTATGGAGAATAa